From Solea senegalensis isolate Sse05_10M linkage group LG7, IFAPA_SoseM_1, whole genome shotgun sequence, a single genomic window includes:
- the nae1 gene encoding NEDD8-activating enzyme E1 regulatory subunit: protein MAATKASKEQKYDRQLRLWGDHGQETLENAHVCLINASATGTEILKNLVLPGIGAFTIVDGHTVSGEDVGNNFFLSNNSIGKNRAQAATELLQELNTDVSGNFVEESPDQLLDNDPEFFHRFTVVIGVHLPESTCLRLGSVLWRASVPFLVCKTYGLIGYMRLVMREHTVIESHPDNALEDLRLDQPFSEFTNHIQSYDLDNMNKKDHSHTPWIIVVAKYLEKWLNEHDDQPPKNYREKEAFRQFIREGMLKKDNGVPEDEENFEEAIKNVNTALNPTKIPSALDDLFNSEQCSSITSQSSSFWVMLRAVKEFVHNEGNGSLPVRGTIPDMFADSQKFINLQNVYREKAMEDAATVSRHVESLLQSVGKSPESIPEKDIKLFCKNAAFLRVVRCRSLAEEYSVDSVNRDEIASCMDSPDSHMVFYLMLRAVDRFYLQHSRYPGVYDYQVEEDISKLKLCVNSLLQEYSLNVNIKDDYIHEFCRNGAAEPHTVAAFLGGSAAQEAIKIISHQFVPFCNTFIYNAMSQTSATLHL, encoded by the exons ATGGCAGCCACCAAAGCCTCCAAAGAGCAGAAATACGACAGACAGCTCCG actGTGGGGTGACCACGGGCAGGAAACTCTGGAAAATGCTCATGTCTGTCTCATCAACGCCTCAGCAACTGGAACAGAGATCCTGAAGAACCTTGTTCTCCCAG GTATTGGAGCATTCACCATAGTTGATGGACACACCGTTTCTGGAGAAGATGTTGGGAATAA CTTTTTCCTCAGCAACAACAGCATTGGAAAG aacAGAGCACAGGCTGCCACTGAGCTGCTACAAGAACTCAACACTGACGTCAGTGGAAACTTTGTTGAGGAG AGTCCAGACCAACTTCTCGACAATGACCCAGAGTTTTTCCACAGGTTTACCGTAGTAATCGGTGTCCATTTACCAGAAAG CACATGTTTGAGGCTCGGCTCGGTCCTGTGGAGAGCTTCGGTTCCTTTCCTCGTGTGTAAAACCTACGGCCTCATAGGCTACATGAGACTAGTGATGCGGGAGCATACAG TGATTGAGTCTCACCCAGACAATGCCTTGGAGGACCTGAGGTTAGATCAGCCTTTTAGTGAATTCACCAACCACATTCAGTCCTATGACCTCGACAACATGAACAAGAAG GATCACAGTCACACGCCGTGGATCATCGTCGTTGCTAAATATCTGGAGAAGTGGCTCAATGAG CACGACGATCAGCCACCGAAGAATTACAGGGAGAAAGAGGCATTCAGACAGTTTATTCGAGAAG GGATGCTGAAGAAGGACAATGGTGTCccagaagatgaagaaaactTTGAGGAAGCAATCAAGAATGTGAATACTGCTTTAAATCCAACCAAG ATTCCGAGTGCTCTTGACGATCTCTTCAACAGTGAGCAGTGTAGCAGCATCACTTCACAG TCTTCGTCCTTTTGGGTGATGCTGCGTGCCGTCAAGGAGTTTGTTCACAATGAAGGCAACGGAAGCCTTCCTGTACGAGGAACCATCCCAGACATGTTTGCAGACTCTCAGAAGTTCATCAACCTTCAGAACGT TTACAGGGAAAAAGCCATGGAGGATGCAGCAACGGTTTCTAGGCATGTGGAAAGTCTGTTGCAGTCTGTCGGAAAG tCGCCTGAGAGCATCCCTGAAAAGGACATCAAACTCTTCT GTAAGAATGCTGCCTTCCTGAGGGTCGTGCGCTGCAGATCTCTGGCTGAAGAATATAGTGTGGATTCTGTAAATAGAGATGAAATTG CCTCGTGCATGGACAGTCCAGACAGCCACATGGTCTTCTACCTCATGCTCCGCGCCGTTGATCGCTTCTACCTGCAGCACTCGCGCTACCCAG GAGTTTACGACTACCAGGTGGAGGAGGACATCAGCAAACTGAAGCTGTGTGTGAACAGTCTACTGCAGGAGTACAGCCTCAACGTCAACATCAAAGATGACTACATCCATGAGTT CTGTCGAAACGGCGCAGCAGAGCCGCACACAGTTGCAGCGTTCCTGGGAG GGTCAGCAGCTCAGGAGGCGATCAAGATCATCAGCCACCAGTTTGTGCCGTTCTGCAACACCTTCATTTACAACGCCATGTCACAGACCTCTGCCACCTTACACTTGTGA